The sequence below is a genomic window from Oceanispirochaeta sp..
TTTAAACCAGAGATAGGCAGTCCCATTTCCCCCGGCTTCATAACTTTTATAACTCCCGACAATGGAGTCAAGAGGGACTTCTCCCTGAATAAAAGGAGTCATTTGTTGTCGAATATCTTCAATGACTTTTTGATCACCCTTATAAATCCCATATCGGGCATAGGCATACACGGTCAGAAGAGAAGCATACATTTCAACAGGATTTTCGTTTACAGAACGTTTATAGACTTTTTGAATTACTGAATCAAACATTTTTACCCTACCATTATCATATGCAAAGATTTTGGATTAAGATGATAGGGACCTTCATAGCCACTATCTTTCAGAATATCTGCAGCATGTCCTATGGATTGAGGATAAAACCAGGAGTCGAGCATTACAAATTCGGGATCAATCACAGCTTTATCTGGATTGACCCAATCCCGCCGTTTCGTCCTCCAACCCCGATTGTTCATATCTTTGTGCATAAGAGCATGGTCTAGATATTTTTGTGCTGTCTTTCTAACATCTTCCTTTCGATAGTCAGTCAATTTACTGAGATTCGCAAGCATATAAGCACCATCAAAGTCAGGGCAGTTTTTTCCCCCGGGCCAATAGGAACCGTCTTCTCCCTGACACTGAATAGTTGAATCAATGCAACGATCTATATATTTAACGTCCCATCCCCGGTCGTAAAAGATAGGAACCAAATGGATCGTACCAAATAATCCATTCCTCAACTCAGACCCTTTAGATGTTCCAAAAAAACCAGTAGATGGATCTAATAAACCCTCAAGGAAGGGATGGATCTGCTTTTCAATAACGTCATCTACAATGTTGTATCCGAACCAGTCTTTTAAGCCCATAAATATGGTATAGACAGCCAGCACCTGATTCGAAACCCGCCAACACTGTGACCAATCAAGAGACTCCAACCATCGTCGGCAAGTGTCCCCTTCAAGGAGGGGTTCTACAAAACTGGCTTTGATTGCCGGCTTGCGATTCAGGGTTCTCATTGCCCAGGTATAACCTCTGGTCGGATGGAGTTTGACATCCAGCCCTGGTAGTACAGGGTTATCAAAAAAAGGTTGCTGACGGACAAGAACAGATCCATCTTCCTGGAGAAAACTATCTAAATAATCAGCCCAGCTATCGAGATTAGCAACGGGTTGATTGTGAAGTTCATTAAATAAATCTAATATTTGAGTGGCATGGTAGGAACCATAGAAGTTTTCACCGCCATCTGCTGTTTTGGAATAGACTCCAATTTGTTCACCTATCTTCATTGAGCGAACATAATTCATTGCCGACTCCCTGACCTTCTGATACCCCTCTGATTGAGGGTATTGCATAACCATTTATAATCCTCCTATGTGACACATCAATTATGAAATATTTATATGTGAGTTAATAATATCAGAGATGAGATTCATGTCATTTGGAAAGACTTGTCAATCTATGGATAAAACTGCGGAGTATATGGATTTCTATATCGCCGTTTTGATATCACTGCTAGAATCTCAACCGAAATGATACAAAAAAGACAATTTCATCTCCAATATTATATATATCTATCTTTGATAATCCTGATCCCCTTAGCAATGGGTATTGTATTTTATCAACAGACAATAAACGCCGCGATTGCTAGAATAGCTGAAGAGAATACTTTTAGTAAAAACTATATAGAGAAGGTCTTTGAAGATTTAAATAATGAAATGGAGAGAGTTGCCGCCCATTCTATTCAATCTATCCAGAATGACCTGAACAAAGGGGATCTGATAGAATCGGAAAACACTGTTAGTAAATTGCGTTTCTTGATTGGTAACGATCTGATTCCCTATAGCTTAACTGATAAAATCATCTCTGAATATTATATTTTTATAGATAATCCTCAGATTGTCCTGGGACCTACTCATAGTTCAAAACTAGAAAGCTTCTGGAATTATTTGTATCGTTTTGACAATATAAGTATTGATGATTGGTATAGTGAATATGTGAAAGGCCCCCACCGGGGGGAGTATTTAACAAATCAAAAAATTGTTGACGTATCACAAGAAAATCAAAGTGCATACCTGCCCTATATATGGTCATTTCCTCATGGTGAATCAGGCAATGGTGTCATCGTATTTTTTCTCTCCATCCAGGAAATAAAAAACTTACTTTCCCTGGTATCAAATAAAGGGAATGCATCTGTTTTACTTCTGAATAAACAAGGTGACATTATTATTTCCTCTGAAGAGACAGATCAGCTGCTCTCCAGAGATCTTTACTCAGAAGAAAAAGATGTTTTAATGAAAGCAGAAGGGCACAGTTTTATTAGTTCTTTTTCTCTGGATTCCCTTCCCATGAAATTATTGATCTACCAGCAAAAGGATGAAATCAAAAAACAGGCTCGTTATATATCACAATTGACCATCATCATTATTATTAGTCTTTCTGTTTTAGGAATCGCCCTTGGAGTCTATGTCTCGTATATTAGCTCAAAACCCCTTTTTACAACTCTCAAAGAAATACAGGAAAATCATCCTGAGAGGTCTGGTGAGATCATTAAAGGAAATGATTTGCAAAGTTTTTTTAGGGAGTTAACTGGTCAGAATAACATCCTTAAAGGTAAAATAGAGAGTACGAAAATCTACAGTGAGCAGATGTTTTTTCAATCTCTCTTCTCAGGAGAGAAAAGTGGAGATGAATTAGAGTCTTTAGCTTCTGAACTCAAATTTTCTCTGGATAATGAATTCTATATAATAGCCTGTGCTGAACTCCCTTTTAATTTTGATCATGATCAGATGGTCACACAGATGCTTTTAAGAGAGTATATAAAATCCGATTATGACAATAATTTTTTTTACCACCAGACAAATCACAAACAAATTGCTTTTATCACAGGGACCAACAAAAAAGAGATAGATCATGCATCAAAAGCAGCATCCCATAAATTCTTAAATTTAAAAAAAGACATAGAAAGAGAGTTAGGAATCAGTTTAAGAATGGGGATGGGAACACCTAAAAAAGCATTATCAAAACTATATGAATCTCTTTCAGAGGCCAGAATAGCTATCAGGCATTATCAGAAGACTTCTAACAGCTTTGTCAGTTTCATTGAACTTGATACAGGGAACCTAATCCATTATGACTTCAATTTAGAATCAGAAACACGTTTACTCAATTTGATTAAAATTGGAAAAATAGATGAACTGGAACAACTATTAGCAGAGCTCAAACATAAAAATATTGAATCGGAGCAAAAATCAAGAGCCGAAAAACTCCTATTCATACATGACCTTATGGCTTCACTCTTAAAAATATACTCCGAATCAGCCATAAACAGCATTGCACTGGAACAGAAAATTAGAGAACTCTTAAATCGTGATACTGTTAAAGTGGAAGAGCAATATGAAAAGGTTAGAGAGCTCTTTCTGGAAGTCTCCAATAGGGTGAAAATAGCAGATTCCAAAGAGAAATTAGAACAAAAACATGCAATGACCCTCTTTATTGAAGCGAACTTTCAAGATCCAAATCTATGCTTGGATTTAGCAGCCGAACACTTTAAACTCTCTACCTTTTATTTCTCCAGACTTTTTAGTCAGCAATTTGAAATTCCTTTCAGACAACATTTAGAACAAAGACGCCTGGAGTATGTGAGACAGCAACTCAAGGATTCAAATAAACCTCTTAAAGAAATTGCCACGGAAGCTGGGTACAGCTCATTAAACACATTTAGTAAGGTTTTTAAAAGAATTTATGGCTATAGTGCTTCTGAGTATAGAAAAGTTAATTCAAAATTCAGTTCCTAGGCAGGATCGCTCCCGATAGGCTCCAAAAATCCTTTGCACTGCTGTATATGCTATTTTTGGACGCCTATATTCATCACAAGTCCCTTTGTTATTAAATGCCCTAGGTCTCTTCACAGCTCTACCTGACTGATATGTTCTCCCATCACAAAACTGCCAAAGGGCAACACCTGCCAGAGCATCATCCTCACAGATTCTGGTACAAACTGTTTCAAGGTAATCTTCCTGATAACCTTCTGTCCAATGGCTTCTTAATGAATCTCTCCAACCATAAATTGCCCCGGCTCCTATTTCACTTAGAATAAGAGGTTTATTTTTATGATTAGAAGAATTCTTATGTTCTATGAGTAAATTTATTTCTTGATTGATTCTATCTAAAGGCCGGGTCACTTCTTCTGCAGGATCTTCATCATCCATCTCATACCACCCAGGATAGGTATTGATACTGATGACATCACAAAGTTCCAGGTACAAATCATCGAGAGGATGATTTGTGGCATAAGTGATAAGACGGGTTCTATCTTCTTCTCTAATAGCACGAAAACAGCTTTCATAAGCCTGTCTGGAACTTTCTTTATGAGAATCTCCCTCGTTTAGGAAGCCCCACATAATGACACTTGGGTGATTGTATGAATTTCTAACCATCAAGCGGTGTTGTAATTCCATATCTTCCATAAAATCTGGACGGGAGAAGTGTCTGTCATTATGCTGCCAGGAAAAACTTTCTTCAAAAAAAAGAAAACCTGATTCATCACAAAGATCAAGAAAGCGTTGATCCTGTGGGTAGTGACTACCTCTAATAAAATTACAATTGAGATCTTTGAGTATCTGAAGATCCTGTACCAGTTGGCTATAAGGGAGAGCCGGTCCGAACTGAGGATGAGATTCATGCCGATTATATCCCAGTAATTTGACTGGTTGGCCATTAAGTGTAATCTGTCCCTTATCTGTACCAACAATACGTATTCCAAAGCGCTCGATAACAGTATCACTGTGTTTTCCATCATCAACTCTTACAATGAGCTCATAAAGAGCAGGGTCATCAAGAGTCCAGATGCGGGCATCAGGAAGAACAAAAGAAAATTCCATATTAGTTTGAGAGGAAAAGTTCGGATTCTCTATCTCAAGAAGAGTGTGTCCTCTTTTTCCAGAACTGTTGTACTCTCTTATACAAACCTTAAAACATATCTTTTCAATTTCAGTATTTTGAACTTCTTCCTGAAAAAAAATACGGGCCGAGATCTGAGGTTTTGTAATATTTTCCGTTTTAATTTGAACTCTATCCAGAGCCAAGGGACCTGTGGAATGCAGATCAATCCCTCTAAAAAAACCCCCATAGGAATAAAAATCGGTTCGTTTATCAAAGAGGGGTGTTTTATTAATATCCAGACGGTTATCACTCAATACAACAAGCTCAACTTCTCCATTAAATTTTTCAGGAATTGGAATTGTCATACCTGTGTAAGGGAGACGACAAAGACCGATCTCTTCCTGATCAATATAAAAGCGGTTCTGCATACCCATACCGGCAACTTTTAAATAGTGTTTTCTCCCTTCTGCCAGGGTAATAAACTTTCTGTATGCAGCCAACCCCTGCTTCCCGGCATAGGCAGGAGTAGCATCAAAGGCCATAGGAACATCCATGAAGTCATCATAGTGAATCTGTCTTTCAGATAAGTTATCAATTTCAAGATCTTCTCCTATAAAAGAAAAATCCCAAAGCCCTTCTAAAGAGAGAACTGATCGCTCAGGGTAGTATGGATAGTGTTTCATTTTCTAACTCCTCTTTTGTCTTTTGTTATTTTTTTTGGTTTACAAATATTCTTAAATATTCCAAATATCAGTATAACTTCACAAAATTGTGAAACAACTATGGCATACATACAACTGAGAGCTGTATTCTTTGGTTCAACAAGAATAATAAATGTAATGGCTACTGTTAAAATTGCTATATTCAAAATCTTTGTAGAGCCCATGACTCTCGTTTTATACTCTTTCATAAGGATTCCATAAAATGATTCTCTCACTGTAGCAATAAAAGGAAGGATTGCCCCTGCCTTTATGATTCTAAGAGTGGCATCAGCTATAGTTTTATCAATGGCGATCAAGTCAGTAAGGATATAGTGCCCAATGGGGGTCATGGAAATAAAAAATAGAATACCAGTAAGTGTGGTTCCTAAAAGGAGAGTTGTAGCGACTGTGGATTTGACACTCTGTTCATCATTTTTATTATAATACAGCAAAGGGACCTGTTTAAACATTGAGAGGGGAGTTAGAAACAAAGCACAAACTCCCCATGCGATTGAAAAGGATGTTATAGCCTGTTCAGGAGAGATCGATCTGGCTAAAGTCGCATGTACTAAAGGAATTCTCAAAGCTCCAATAAATGAAGTTATTATCAATGGTGAATAGAAGGCAAATATATACCTGGAGCTAATTTTCTCTATGTCCTGCTGCTCTGTGATATCCGCTTGCCTACTACCAAATGCACCGGGAATACTTTTAATACTTGCTTTAGTGGCTATTAGAGATAATATGCCTTCAATAAAGACAGCAAAAATCAGTATTAAACCAGCGAGAATAGCCGGTGGAATAAAAAGCAAATCATCAATATTTTTAACAATAATTGCTACAACTAGAATTCTTAATAGAGAACTAAAAGGAATCACAAAAGATTTTTCAAATTTCAATAATATGGCATGGCAAAAATCTTTTAATAACAGCCCTATGGGATAGAGGTTAAAAACTGCAAAAATAGTGATAGCAGCTTTGAGGGTCTCCCCTTGAACACCCATAAAATGACTAAAAATATATCTTGTTAATCCGCTGATGGTGGCAACCATCATTAATAAGACAACACCTATCATTAATTTAATAACAAATAATTTTACTTTTGAGTAGCTGCTCATATCATTTGCTAATGATGTCACCATTGGTCTAACTAAAAACAAAGGGCTGAGCAATAATTTCATCAGGCTGCTTGCCACTGCATAAGCTGAAATATATATATGGGGGGAAGGCAGTCTTGCTAAACCTGCATTTATAAAATTGCTGGTAAATGGTAGAACAACAGCTGCAATCATAAGTGGAAAAAAAAACCTCAAATGT
It includes:
- a CDS encoding helix-turn-helix domain-containing protein; amino-acid sequence: MGIVFYQQTINAAIARIAEENTFSKNYIEKVFEDLNNEMERVAAHSIQSIQNDLNKGDLIESENTVSKLRFLIGNDLIPYSLTDKIISEYYIFIDNPQIVLGPTHSSKLESFWNYLYRFDNISIDDWYSEYVKGPHRGEYLTNQKIVDVSQENQSAYLPYIWSFPHGESGNGVIVFFLSIQEIKNLLSLVSNKGNASVLLLNKQGDIIISSEETDQLLSRDLYSEEKDVLMKAEGHSFISSFSLDSLPMKLLIYQQKDEIKKQARYISQLTIIIIISLSVLGIALGVYVSYISSKPLFTTLKEIQENHPERSGEIIKGNDLQSFFRELTGQNNILKGKIESTKIYSEQMFFQSLFSGEKSGDELESLASELKFSLDNEFYIIACAELPFNFDHDQMVTQMLLREYIKSDYDNNFFYHQTNHKQIAFITGTNKKEIDHASKAASHKFLNLKKDIERELGISLRMGMGTPKKALSKLYESLSEARIAIRHYQKTSNSFVSFIELDTGNLIHYDFNLESETRLLNLIKIGKIDELEQLLAELKHKNIESEQKSRAEKLLFIHDLMASLLKIYSESAINSIALEQKIRELLNRDTVKVEEQYEKVRELFLEVSNRVKIADSKEKLEQKHAMTLFIEANFQDPNLCLDLAAEHFKLSTFYFSRLFSQQFEIPFRQHLEQRRLEYVRQQLKDSNKPLKEIATEAGYSSLNTFSKVFKRIYGYSASEYRKVNSKFSS
- a CDS encoding glycoside hydrolase family 2 TIM barrel-domain containing protein — translated: MKHYPYYPERSVLSLEGLWDFSFIGEDLEIDNLSERQIHYDDFMDVPMAFDATPAYAGKQGLAAYRKFITLAEGRKHYLKVAGMGMQNRFYIDQEEIGLCRLPYTGMTIPIPEKFNGEVELVVLSDNRLDINKTPLFDKRTDFYSYGGFFRGIDLHSTGPLALDRVQIKTENITKPQISARIFFQEEVQNTEIEKICFKVCIREYNSSGKRGHTLLEIENPNFSSQTNMEFSFVLPDARIWTLDDPALYELIVRVDDGKHSDTVIERFGIRIVGTDKGQITLNGQPVKLLGYNRHESHPQFGPALPYSQLVQDLQILKDLNCNFIRGSHYPQDQRFLDLCDESGFLFFEESFSWQHNDRHFSRPDFMEDMELQHRLMVRNSYNHPSVIMWGFLNEGDSHKESSRQAYESCFRAIREEDRTRLITYATNHPLDDLYLELCDVISINTYPGWYEMDDEDPAEEVTRPLDRINQEINLLIEHKNSSNHKNKPLILSEIGAGAIYGWRDSLRSHWTEGYQEDYLETVCTRICEDDALAGVALWQFCDGRTYQSGRAVKRPRAFNNKGTCDEYRRPKIAYTAVQRIFGAYRERSCLGTEF